CAAGAGAAGCCAAACTGGTTTCTTTCTAATATCGATAGTGAATGTTATGAGgtagtaaatataaataaataaactcgaTTAGACTTTTTGGCCTTCAGAGTGAACTCACAATCCTCAGTTGTCTCAAATACCTACCGACCTCTACAGTAAAACAATGTCACGTGAACTTTTCTTGCATGAAAGCAACAATCCTCTCCATGATTTCCTTGTAAATTTCCCACTTTCAGGGAACATCAAAAAAAAtctcacaaatatatatatttttctcagAATATTACCCTTTCCCCAACTCCAcaatcttttttacatttttttttactttcaatagCCATTTGACAGTATAACTACACTTTATATATACGTTAGAGTAAAAACACTTCACTCACTCTCCTTCCACCGTGGAAGAGGCCAGTGCCTCACAAACCTCATCAGTGGAATATGAACTTGTTTCAAATGCTATAAAACATTATTATACCACGCCTTCCAGCCAGATTTGAACCTGCGACCTCAGGATATCTCGTGTTTACACTGAGTTTAGAGGGGAGGGAGATATTCTAGCGTCACTCACAGGACTTGATAGTTGCCCAGGGCCTCTCGGGGCGGACTGCGATTCCAGCGGCAGTCGGGGATGTCCCCGTTGGGCGTGATGATGTTGAGGGTGTCGTTGATGAGGTTGTACTTCAGGATGCGGTCGTTGGCCGTGCTGGAGGTCAGCGAGGGTGAGGCGTTGACCTGAGACAAGCAGACACACCTTTACAGCCGAGGAGAGAGCACGAGGGGAGAGATCCTGCAGGTCAGGTGAGCTCATAGACAAACATTCGAAGAGGAAGAatgagtgaacacacacacacacacacacgatccctCGGGTAGAGAAAAGAGTGGAGcttctctctttttgttttgcccGTTCGTGGCGGTCTGCTGCAGCAATGAACAGAGTCAAAGTATTCCTCTTTCTGTATGTGGCACATCATTTAGTCTCAGCCCCTCACGTAGGACCCGAGAATAGATGGCTTCCGTTACCACAAATAGTTCGGGTCTAACCTGGAAACCCGGCGCCGGTGCAGTGAAATATGATACATGACGAGCACgatattaaaaatgtaaataaaagataaataacGCGTGTTTTCAGCTGCAATAACCGCACCGACTGGGTTAGAAGACTGTAGCAGCTtcatggccactacccgtgggtttcccccaaaagctccaaggatagCCAGATAACACAGACGAGGTTCCGTTGTaagacatatttattctgtcagacacacaccgagcagaccgcaacactatgCGTCTGCTCACCTTCCacgctccactctcaactgagcccttttatgagggtggcctcggctgctgactgattgccaatcaccagcagccgaggccaaatgagagacagctgccacagttccCCAtcacccgatttaggccggggctccatccggcctaacctactcccccccccatgagagcttgggcggaggagggggctctggggtcgaccggaacgggggacggggagctgaagctcGCCGAGACAGGGCACGGGGAgctgggaccggccgggatggagacggGGCAGGGGTAGCTGGCGCCGCCGCCGGGGCCCGGGGTCGGCCTTCcaccgacggctcctggacctcggggatcggcagctccgacggctcctggggcTTGGAGattggcagctccgacgggtcctggccCTCGGGTGTCGgcagctcctggacctcggggttcgacagctccgacgggtcctggacctcggggttcgacagctccgacgggtcctggacctcggggttcgacagctccgacgggtcctggacctcggagttCGACGGGTCGTGGGGctcagaggtcggcagctccgacgggtcctgggagGCAGTGACTAGCCCCAGCTGCCCGAGGTCGAAGGTCTGCCTCGCAGCCAGGTCCTGGAGGACCTCCAGGAACTGGCGGTTCGCCTTGGCCCGATCCCGCCGCGACACGCACGAACAACTGCTCCCAGCTGGCGAATTGCTCCTCTGGCTTTCCTGGCTCCATCCCTTCCAGGGGCTTTTTCCTTGGGGCCCCCACtttgggctccagtgtgacaagtGCGTTgctgtcactagtaggttcccaccccccccaaagcaccaataagcaacaagcagtcagagggatattcggtaatattgtttattccgacagcagactgtgtctctgctctccacgctccccctctctcctggactgattaccaatctgtttatcaatcagtccagctgatgacaatcagacaccgttccctgaaccacacccccgctccacccactctgcagccgagccttaacacccccccgctgccacaaagaCACACCCTGGGCACACATTTGAATACCAACACCGAGAGGCACACGTCCAAACACAAGACGCGTAAAGATCCACCTGGAGGGCATTTAAAAGAGTCAACGCGTGAGCACGTTGAGCGTCTTCAGGCACGTATTTAAATCCACTTCAAGAGAGTTGTAGGCTCCTCCCATCACATGACTCACCTCAATAAGCCACGGCTTGAGCTTGTCAtcgatgatgatgtcatagccGTAACACTCAAAACAGTGCTTGTCATTGTTCATCACGGGCTGGGGGAGAGAAGCACAGACAGGACGGCATTAGGGAGAGGATTGACCCACAGGGTTGGTCATGATGACATGTTGGggatttttattgtttatttcctACCAGGAGAGAATGATTCAGCAGGAAAAAGGGGTGCAAGCGagtaaaaatacacaaaagtAACCTGTGagtggaggccagagaggagggagtgagtCATTTagtgagaaaagaaagaaggaaaatgtGCCTGAAGCCGAGTGCGtttgaaactaaaataaatgcCCACGTGGAGGTGTTTTTTTgtatacacgtgtgtgtttttaaaagtgaGAGTCTGCTCAAAGACTCCCAACAGGAACCGAGTAACAACACGATGAGTCTGCTACACGTGTGGCGCCCTGTGGGTTTTGAACCCTCGGCCACGTGTGGGTTCACACACTATTAAACGACTCTTGTTAGATTTACTTTGTTGTTCAAATAACCATCGTTCAGCCTCTCTCTTTGCACATCGGAGTGAATCCACTACCCTCCTAagttcctccctttcctcctacTTCCTTGTTTCAGGTGCTATCGGACATGTTACACAACATAGTTGTCGTCTTGGAGACGCACTTGAACCTGCAATCTCAGGACTCCCGCTACAGGCACTTAAGTGTATTGTTAGGCTCATAATTAGGATACGCTGTCTAACATGCTTGTAATTCTGCGATGTCAGTCGAGTAACTGTCGCTATATTTTTGGAAAGAGGTAATTCTGTGTGCTTACGGCCACGGCCTTCAGCGACTGCACCACGATCCAGTGGATCTGGTCAAACAGGCGGCTGGTCACCTCCATCCCTCGGGTGCTCTCCAGGTACAAGCGGAGGTTACTCACCGTCCACTTGCCTCCGTGGACGTGGTTGTAGTCATCCTGCGTTGGAATAGAACAAGTTCTATAtcattattttcctgctttaacatttttatttttgtgtttccttattcttcttggccagatgcatggttaatttttactttatttttatgttttattattattatgcattcttacttcggaaggttgtatttctgtaaaaatattaagtataaataaaataaaaaataacacggtctatataattatttattttcccgcttatacatttttttttgtgtttcccTGGCATCTGACCCTTAtcggccagatgcatggttaatcttgactttatttttatttattttgatgttttattattattattatgcattcttacttttgaaggttgtatttctgttaaaaaactaaataaataaaataaaaaagaacaaggtctatataattattttcctgctttaaaaatgttgtttttgtgtttccatatgtcccttcttggccagatgcatggctcatttttactttatttttatgttttattactattatgcattcttacttttgaaggttatatttctgtaaaaatgcctaaataaaatatcaagtataaatttaaaaaaagaacaaggtCTAACTAACATTTTTGGGAGAGTTTGTTGCAAGATcagctttttattattattttaatagttCAAACTTATATGCcgtttttctaaatacacaaagacgcttacaTTTTACTCGGCAGAAGACGGGAAAACAACTGAGTGATTTCTTCTGgggcttaaaaaaaaatctgaattcaCTAAATTTTTTACAAATGGCGGGCAGGAGAGTAAAGACCATTTAGGGAAAGTCTAATGACCAttaagttgcattatgggaaatataGGGTCAAGAGTTTTTTGGTATattgaatgaaataaataaaaataaaggatATTGCTTCCCATCAGTGCAGAAGACCATCTTAAAAGATGACGTCATACTTGGCTCACTCACCCCGTGCCTCTGGATGGCCACATTGGTGAGGTGGACAAACATGTTGTCCAGCTCGCTGGTGCTGGGCGTGTACTTGACCGTGCAGAACCTGCAGAAGCCGAGTTTGTACCTGAGGATTTAAAAACCACAGGCGAAACATagtggagaaaaaagaaaaaaacattccggTTTACTTTCACATTTTACAACGAGAAGCTTCACACAAATGCCAATTAATTTCTCTTTTCAGgctaaatcaataaaataagtCCAGACACTGAAGCGAGTTCAATGCATGGATGCATTTCAAAGTAAGTAAAAAGTTCCTCGGTGAATCGATGACGACTAATGTGCGGTGTGGTGAACCGGGCCTCACATGTAGCACTTCAGAGGCCGGTACGTGGTCACCAGGACGTAGAGCCGCAGGTCGAACTTCTTCCCCCCGATCAGCAGCGGGTTGTCGATGTACAGCGAGATGACGTAGGCCTCCTTGCCGCTGGCCGCCGCCACGAACCTGAGGGCGAGAATCACACGCAccgtcatcgtcatcatcgccGTTTGGGCGTTTACCTGCACCGCCgtgtggagagggaggagcctcaCGTGGAGGTGCGGCTGTCCCTGGACCACTTCTTGATCTGGGACAGCTTGTTGATGAGGAAGATGCCTTTGCCCTGGGCCTTGCCGCAGGGCTTCATGATCCAGGTGCTGGATGGGTTCTTGCGGTACTCCTCCACGAAGAGGTTGTAGTCGGCGGGCAGCATGAAGGTCACGGGCACGAAGTCTGCACCGACACGGGGAACACAACCAACGTTCATGGATGGATGTTCATGGATGGATGTTCTCCATCCATCCCAAAACATACAGATGATACCAAGACCACTATTTCATTTTCAACTCaaatggatggattgatggatggatgaatgaatggatggatggattgatttGTGTGTATTTCCTGCCCATcgtccctgggggggggggggggaccaaccTAAATAGTTGTATTTCCCGTTGTCGTCCTTCTCCGCCAGCGGGCTGCCTTCCTTCTCCAGGTCCTTGCGGTAGCGCTTGATGTTCTTGACCAGCAGGTCCTTGCGGGTCAGCTCGTAGTGGTTGGGGAAGTGGTTGACCATCTGGTCATCCGACAGGCGGTAGCCGGTGTCCACGCTGAACACGGTCCTGATGGTCTGGATGCTCATCCTGCACGCGGGAAACAAACACACCTCTGATCTGAGGACGAACATGTGCGCATGTGTACTCGTATTGTACCAGAGTATTTCCATTTGACTTCATACTTCTATTCATTTGACCGCTTTAGTCACCGGTTACGTTTTATAATCATATTTTGCCGACAAAACTCATGAAAAgactataaaataaaatgcatattAAAAGATGAAACCAGTGGTTTCCAATCTTTTTATGACGTTTGAGATGTGAGGAGGATGCTGTGATTTAGACGAGACCCAAAGAATTAAAGTTATCTAAAGAAGAAAGACTATCGAAACGTATGGAAAATAATATTTAGGTAGTTCTTCCTTCTTGGTTCCTTCATCGAGGATTTAACTTGTGATGATGGGCCCCCTAACCCTAAAGGACCTGATTTTGAAGCAggattttaaataaaagaaccTTCACACGTGAAATTTCTGGTACTTTTTTTTCCATAAGCAAAGGACACCGTAGCCTATACTCTTTACTCCATGCACACTCTGCACGCATCATGCTGCAGAGTGTGCATGGAGTAAAGAGTCACGCGGGATGAGGAGGGGCATCTCACCAGTAGAAATTCCAGTCGTCGTTCTCCGTGACTTGAAGCCATTCCCTCTTCTCGAAGTTGTTGATGAGCACTGATTTCTCAATGTCCGTCACCCACTTCACCTTCCCGGCCATGATGCCAGCTCCCACTGGGGCGGGGCACACAACACAGAGAAAACAGGCCAGATGTGAAGGGGGATTCAAGATGAGCACGGTGCAcgtgcacatgcatgcacatcTGCAGCCTTGCACCAGAGCCGGTTGCCCTACCTGCGGATGAATGTCAGGGAAACAGCCAGTCATCGGCACCGGCTAGCCGGGTGGGAGGGCTGGCTCTGTTAGcgggctgctgctgcagaggcgGCCGGGCGGACATCACCCGGTCCGGGGACGCGATCTCACCACAACCGGGACGCGCAACGGCGACATGTCGTCGGCATCGTTTGAGTTCGCgtcaataaaaataataataagtgctATGTATTGATCCCCGGCGCCGTAAAGCTGCACGCAGTGACGAGACGCCCACCGCGAGGAGAACtactcttcacaataaaagtcggGCAGACGTTGGGACGTGGTGACGTGCACGACTTTCATTTGCACTTTTTTTCTACTTCTTGAAGCAAGAAGAGGTCCACGAAGCGTTCAGCGACGTCGGGTTGGGCTTGGTCCTTCCGGAAGAATTACCTGGCAACGGAGGACGCAGTGATGTCATCGCACGACGTCGGTGCGACCGCgtaccagcagggggcggtgtTGAGTTGGCCAGTATTAAAGCACAATGCACACATTAATGaagatttatttatacatatttatttatatatacaaatatatatacagatatttatgtatacatatgaatatatatatatattcttgttttatttatatatataaatatatatatatatatacatatattcgtatatatataaatacatatttagatataaatatagatataaatgtcTATATgtaaatctatatttatttatacatatatacatatatttatacgaatatatatatattcatcttttctatatatatatatatatatattcgtatgtatagaaatatttagatataaatatacaaatatgtatatcaagatttatatacatatatacgaatatatatatatatatatatatttatatttatagatatatttatgttCTTGATCTTTAAATGTACCTTGCAAagacagaaaataaacattcagAAATGTTAAGGTATTTGCTGAAGCGAAGCTGTGTCTTCTATTCGTTGGTGCTGCTGTCGCCCCTGCTGCTCCCTCCGGGTAGCAGCATGTAAAAGGCGTAGCCAGCCATGTTTGTGGCAGTTACCTGAGAGCAACCGGATTAAAAGGACGCTGCTGTAAGTACAGAAAAAAACTGACCAATATTCATTTTATTACTTGAACAAAACGTTTCATTTACAATGTTCTATGTATTACAGGGCGGCGTCCACTTTAATCTACACAGAAGGTacgtttccttttgttttttaaaattgtgcaTACACCTGTTTTACAGTCCGACATAAGCAGAGATATGTTTAATATCCAACACAACACTGTTCCAACATACTACTATATacttattttgtaaatgttatGAGTCATTTTAGGATTAATTCATATCTTCAGGCTTAATGCGCAATCTATGATCTTCTTAACGACCTTTGTTTGCTTTAGGTGAGCGATGACTTCATCACTTTGTTATGACAATACATATGGCACAATAGGCGACACTCAAAAACTGTCctctgaatatatatttagagcTTAAGTTTAAATCAAATTACTACACTTCCCACGTTTAGTGCTATATTATGATTGTGTTTTTGTAAtctaatcagaaaaaaaccccaaaacattaATCCATGTAATTATACACTTCTTATTATTACACGTTATAGGAAGTAAACACATATATAAAGTGCATTAGTACATTATTTGgagtcagtgttgttgtgttttttctcgGTGAGGTTGTAAGGGCAGTTTGTTGGATTTGAGTTATGGAAATGGCTCATTTGCATGAAGGCACGAGTGCAGGTCCAACAGGAAGAGGCctgagga
This is a stretch of genomic DNA from Pseudoliparis swirei isolate HS2019 ecotype Mariana Trench chromosome 10, NWPU_hadal_v1, whole genome shotgun sequence. It encodes these proteins:
- the ttll1 gene encoding probable tubulin polyglutamylase TTLL1 translates to MAGKVKWVTDIEKSVLINNFEKREWLQVTENDDWNFYWMSIQTIRTVFSVDTGYRLSDDQMVNHFPNHYELTRKDLLVKNIKRYRKDLEKEGSPLAEKDDNGKYNYLDFVPVTFMLPADYNLFVEEYRKNPSSTWIMKPCGKAQGKGIFLINKLSQIKKWSRDSRTSTFVAAASGKEAYVISLYIDNPLLIGGKKFDLRLYVLVTTYRPLKCYMYKLGFCRFCTVKYTPSTSELDNMFVHLTNVAIQRHGDDYNHVHGGKWTVSNLRLYLESTRGMEVTSRLFDQIHWIVVQSLKAVAPVMNNDKHCFECYGYDIIIDDKLKPWLIEVNASPSLTSSTANDRILKYNLINDTLNIITPNGDIPDCRWNRSPPREALGNYQVLYDEEQAQSENAERDLRSRSGQSLGSKGTKGSAGVRPAAATWK